One window of the Pseudarthrobacter sp. ATCC 49987 genome contains the following:
- a CDS encoding monovalent cation/H+ antiporter complex subunit F, whose amino-acid sequence MMQLVLTVTAVVLSLAAGGAIIRIARGPSLLDRVLAADVLLAILGAALCIDMAVNRHLNNLMLLVAVSLIGFVGSVTVARFVADRREKPRES is encoded by the coding sequence ATGATGCAGCTCGTCCTGACCGTGACCGCGGTGGTGCTGTCGCTGGCCGCCGGAGGAGCGATCATCCGGATCGCGCGGGGCCCGTCGCTGCTGGACCGGGTGCTCGCCGCGGACGTGCTGCTGGCCATCCTTGGTGCCGCTTTGTGCATCGACATGGCCGTGAACCGGCACCTCAACAACCTCATGCTGCTGGTGGCGGTCTCCCTCATCGGGTTCGTCGGCTCTGTCACCGTGGCCCGCTTCGTTGCCGACCGGCGGGAGAAGCCCCGTGAATCCTGA
- the mnhG gene encoding monovalent cation/H(+) antiporter subunit G: MNPETLSGDTVIDAVSAVFMVVGALMSLAAAVGLLRFPDLMTRMHAATKPQVLGLFLLLFALGLQMRTWWVWPVLVVAWIFQLLTVPVSAHMVGRAGYRTKHLHPELLSTDELEAVVQQAAGKRGFTGDDGDEVTDGR, from the coding sequence GTGAATCCTGAGACCCTATCCGGCGACACCGTGATTGACGCCGTCTCGGCGGTGTTCATGGTGGTCGGCGCCCTGATGTCCCTCGCTGCGGCGGTGGGCCTGCTCCGCTTTCCCGACCTCATGACGCGGATGCACGCGGCCACCAAGCCCCAGGTACTGGGTCTGTTCCTGCTGCTGTTCGCGCTGGGCCTTCAGATGCGCACCTGGTGGGTGTGGCCGGTGCTGGTGGTGGCGTGGATCTTCCAGCTGCTGACCGTGCCGGTGTCCGCGCATATGGTGGGCCGCGCCGGTTACCGGACGAAGCACCTGCACCCGGAGCTGCTCAGCACGGATGAACTGGAGGCCGTGGTCCAGCAGGCGGCCGGCAAGCGCGGTTTCACCGGCGACGACGGCGACGAGGTCACCGACGGGCGGTGA
- a CDS encoding DUF4235 domain-containing protein, producing the protein MNIFIKLLGTGISLLAGYVGTKLVDTIWEKSTGSKPPKGHDDDVPTTLRSALTFALISASVSAIIQVLANRGTQRAVTRFAKTQDLV; encoded by the coding sequence ATGAACATCTTCATCAAACTGCTCGGCACCGGCATCAGCCTGCTCGCCGGCTATGTCGGCACCAAGCTCGTTGACACCATCTGGGAGAAGTCCACGGGCAGCAAGCCGCCCAAGGGCCACGACGACGACGTGCCCACCACGCTGCGCTCGGCCCTGACCTTCGCCCTGATCTCCGCGTCCGTCAGCGCCATCATCCAGGTCCTCGCCAACCGCGGCACCCAGCGCGCGGTGACCCGCTTCGCCAAGACCCAGGATCTGGTTTAG
- a CDS encoding DUF4386 family protein, with the protein MEKPQTSSPGRTAPAAPAADGQTSRRLYFWAGIASVLFVVLLVIALVLDFAAPPPVHGGAATLEFIARNKGIYIAEQLLWMVPNMLPVLVFVALFVALAPLDKGLALLAAVIGALSWALILAVPVTSRGSLVLVYLSDRYAGADDGAARLRYSTAAEAIVAENNTPAVVGVLSALGILLISVVMLKGVLPRTLAWLGIATGGLGVVAEALRHAVPEFYWGYGVLMWVWFVAVGIALVRLAGRTPRSGAGGMPG; encoded by the coding sequence ATGGAAAAGCCCCAAACCAGTTCGCCCGGCCGCACCGCGCCGGCCGCCCCAGCGGCTGACGGCCAGACCTCGCGGCGGCTGTATTTCTGGGCCGGCATTGCCTCGGTGCTCTTTGTGGTGCTCCTGGTCATCGCGCTGGTCCTGGACTTCGCCGCCCCGCCACCGGTCCACGGAGGCGCCGCGACACTGGAGTTCATCGCGCGGAACAAGGGGATCTACATTGCCGAGCAGCTGTTGTGGATGGTGCCGAACATGCTGCCGGTGCTCGTGTTCGTGGCGCTCTTCGTGGCCTTGGCCCCGCTCGACAAAGGCCTGGCCCTGCTGGCTGCCGTGATCGGCGCACTGTCCTGGGCGCTGATCCTCGCCGTCCCGGTCACCAGCCGGGGCTCCCTCGTGCTGGTATACCTCAGCGACCGTTACGCCGGCGCGGACGACGGCGCCGCCCGGCTCCGCTACTCGACCGCCGCCGAGGCGATCGTCGCCGAGAACAACACCCCCGCCGTCGTCGGTGTCCTGTCAGCGCTCGGCATCCTGCTGATCTCCGTCGTCATGCTGAAGGGGGTGCTGCCACGGACCCTCGCGTGGCTGGGGATCGCCACCGGCGGCCTGGGTGTTGTTGCGGAGGCGCTCCGGCATGCCGTCCCGGAGTTCTACTGGGGCTACGGCGTGCTGATGTGGGTCTGGTTCGTGGCCGTCGGGATTGCGCTGGTCCGGTTGGCCGGGCGGACACCCCGCAGCGGAGCCGGGGGGATGCCGGGCTAG
- a CDS encoding heme-degrading domain-containing protein, with product MTNSPVPSPDYDPDSAEPQPHGSLGALIGRILAEIEELRFRSFSKDDALDLGLLLVELGRHRSHPIAIDITKGEQVLFHAALEGATPDNEHWIRAKQRTAVRYEVPSLLVGLRARAAGRRIEDNAWFDQMEFAAHGGAFPIYLRGTGMIGTVTVSGLPQKADHELVVEALSEILGRTASLAGPPGR from the coding sequence TTGACGAACTCACCAGTGCCTTCCCCCGACTACGATCCGGATTCCGCGGAACCGCAGCCGCACGGGTCCCTGGGTGCGCTGATCGGCCGCATCCTGGCGGAAATCGAGGAACTGCGGTTCCGGTCCTTCAGCAAGGACGACGCCCTGGACCTCGGGCTCCTCCTGGTGGAACTCGGCCGGCATCGCTCCCACCCGATCGCCATCGACATCACCAAGGGCGAGCAGGTGCTCTTCCATGCGGCGCTGGAGGGCGCCACCCCGGACAACGAACACTGGATCAGGGCCAAGCAGCGCACGGCCGTGCGCTACGAAGTCCCGTCGCTGCTGGTGGGTCTTCGGGCCCGGGCGGCCGGGCGGAGGATCGAGGACAACGCCTGGTTCGACCAGATGGAGTTTGCCGCCCACGGCGGCGCGTTCCCCATCTACCTGCGCGGCACCGGGATGATCGGCACCGTCACGGTGTCCGGGCTGCCGCAGAAAGCCGACCACGAACTGGTGGTCGAGGCCCTGTCGGAAATCCTCGGCCGCACTGCGTCTCTGGCTGGACCGCCGGGACGCTAG
- a CDS encoding ECF transporter S component: protein MTDTSAKHESGQHESASPGSGTTPTRRTHNWRVVDIVVAALIAVAGGVIFWAWSQGANLISAPVNAFYPPLTGLYAGGWMIPAVLGMLIIRKPGAALFCETVAAAGELIMGSQYGTTVLISGILQGLGAELVFAAFMYKKFNLPVSLLAGAGAGLFCGLNDSFLPWGWNIAYAAGDKLAYVIFTAISGAVIAGGLSWLATRGLARTGVLSSFASRKAATEPVFS, encoded by the coding sequence ATGACTGATACATCTGCCAAGCACGAATCCGGCCAGCACGAATCCGCCAGCCCCGGTTCTGGCACGACACCCACCCGACGCACCCACAACTGGCGTGTTGTGGACATTGTGGTGGCCGCGTTGATCGCCGTGGCCGGCGGCGTCATCTTCTGGGCCTGGTCCCAGGGCGCCAACCTCATTTCCGCCCCCGTCAACGCGTTCTACCCGCCGCTCACCGGGCTTTACGCCGGCGGCTGGATGATCCCGGCAGTTCTGGGCATGCTCATCATCCGCAAGCCGGGCGCCGCACTGTTCTGCGAGACCGTGGCGGCCGCCGGCGAGCTGATCATGGGCTCGCAGTACGGCACCACGGTGCTCATCTCCGGCATCCTGCAGGGCCTTGGCGCCGAACTGGTCTTCGCCGCGTTCATGTACAAGAAGTTCAACCTGCCGGTGTCGCTGCTGGCCGGTGCCGGCGCCGGCCTGTTCTGCGGGCTGAATGATTCGTTCCTGCCCTGGGGCTGGAACATCGCGTACGCCGCCGGCGACAAGCTCGCCTACGTCATTTTCACCGCCATCTCCGGTGCCGTGATCGCCGGCGGGCTGTCCTGGCTCGCCACCCGGGGCCTGGCCAGGACCGGCGTGCTGAGTTCCTTCGCTTCCCGCAAGGCGGCCACGGAGCCCGTCTTCTCCTGA
- a CDS encoding ABC transporter ATP-binding protein: MTSFDRVRPATITARGWGWRHAGRSRPAVSGLDLDIRPGERVLLLGPSGAGKSTLLHALAGVLGDSSSGDGAVSFAAGRAPADAEDADESGSLLIDGAAPRARRGRAGLMQQDPETQVVLSRLGDDVAFGAENLSVSPADIWTRVAEALDDVGLGRLPLDHPTSALSGGQKQRLALAGILAMRPGLILLDEPTANLDPAGVLEVRDAVGRCVDKTGATLVVVEHRVAVWKDLVDRIVVLQPGSATDSAVLIDGPPDQVLAQARDMLTAAGVWVPGYVPQTRARRASAAGAGGAAGAAGANTARLLLAAEGLAVSRERPRRSGLRGGFRPIPPAPVQSGIVAQVRAGEALTITGPNGSGKSTFALTLAGLLAPVSGTVSATLELSAGAGIDPYKWKAQQLIARIGTVFQEPEHQFVTGRVLDELMFGPRHLGRGGDRVDELLERLRLTELVDANPYTLSGGEKRRLSVATVLAAHPHVLILDEPTFGQDANTWAELASFLSELLDDGTAVVSVTHDAEFSEVLGGTELSLRAPEHRAADPEPEHREPGKVNAP; this comes from the coding sequence ATGACATCTTTCGACCGGGTCCGCCCGGCTACGATCACCGCTCGCGGCTGGGGCTGGCGGCACGCCGGCCGGTCCCGGCCCGCCGTCAGCGGCCTGGACCTGGACATCCGGCCGGGGGAGCGCGTGCTGCTGCTGGGGCCTTCGGGCGCCGGCAAATCCACGCTGCTCCACGCCCTGGCCGGGGTGCTCGGCGACAGCTCCTCCGGTGACGGTGCTGTTAGTTTTGCCGCTGGCCGTGCTCCGGCGGACGCCGAGGACGCCGACGAGTCCGGCAGCCTGCTGATCGACGGCGCCGCGCCCCGGGCCCGGCGCGGCCGGGCCGGACTGATGCAGCAGGACCCGGAAACGCAGGTGGTGCTCTCACGCCTCGGCGACGACGTCGCCTTCGGTGCGGAAAACCTCTCCGTGTCGCCGGCCGACATCTGGACCCGGGTGGCGGAAGCGCTCGACGACGTCGGGCTGGGCCGGCTGCCGCTGGACCATCCGACGTCGGCGTTGTCCGGCGGCCAGAAGCAGCGCCTGGCGCTCGCCGGCATCCTCGCGATGCGCCCCGGGCTGATTCTCCTCGACGAACCCACCGCCAACCTGGACCCGGCCGGCGTCCTGGAAGTCCGCGACGCCGTCGGCCGCTGCGTGGACAAGACCGGCGCCACCCTGGTGGTGGTGGAGCACCGGGTCGCGGTCTGGAAAGACCTCGTGGACCGGATCGTGGTGCTGCAGCCCGGCTCGGCCACGGACTCCGCCGTGCTGATCGACGGGCCGCCGGACCAGGTGCTGGCGCAGGCGCGGGACATGCTCACCGCAGCGGGTGTCTGGGTGCCCGGTTACGTGCCGCAGACCCGGGCTCGCCGCGCCAGTGCTGCCGGTGCTGGCGGTGCCGCCGGTGCTGCCGGTGCCAATACCGCGCGGCTGCTGCTGGCCGCGGAGGGCCTGGCCGTCTCGCGCGAACGGCCGCGGCGGTCCGGTCTCCGCGGCGGCTTCCGGCCCATCCCGCCGGCGCCGGTGCAGTCCGGCATCGTGGCCCAGGTCCGTGCCGGGGAAGCGCTGACCATCACCGGCCCCAACGGTTCGGGGAAGTCGACTTTCGCCCTGACACTCGCCGGCCTGCTCGCGCCGGTCTCCGGCACGGTCTCCGCCACGCTGGAGCTCAGCGCCGGCGCGGGGATTGATCCGTACAAGTGGAAGGCCCAGCAGCTGATTGCCAGGATTGGCACCGTGTTCCAGGAACCCGAGCACCAGTTCGTCACCGGACGGGTGCTCGATGAGCTGATGTTCGGGCCCCGGCACCTGGGCCGCGGCGGGGACCGCGTGGACGAACTGCTGGAGCGGTTACGGCTGACGGAACTCGTGGACGCCAACCCCTACACCCTTTCCGGCGGTGAAAAGCGGCGGCTGTCCGTGGCCACCGTCCTCGCCGCCCATCCCCACGTGCTCATCCTGGACGAACCCACTTTCGGCCAGGACGCCAACACCTGGGCCGAACTGGCCTCCTTCCTCTCCGAACTCCTCGACGACGGCACCGCCGTCGTGTCGGTGACGCACGACGCCGAATTCAGCGAAGTCCTCGGCGGCACCGAACTCAGCCTGCGCGCCCCCGAACACCGGGCCGCTGACCCGGAACCCGAACACCGGGAGCCGGGGAAGGTGAACGCACCATGA
- a CDS encoding energy-coupling factor transporter transmembrane component T family protein, producing MRQELTLRGNQALLTRANPLAKFAAVMLITMVLALSIDWVSASVALALVLALLPLAGLTPGLLWQRGWPLILAAALGGWSTTILAPDSGNILLDARIWSISEGSLELGLGFMIRGLAIALPAVLLMSCTDPTDLADALAQKAKLPHRFVLGTLAAMRLVGLMAEEWQTIGMARRARGVGSHGNPLQRLRATLGQSFGLLVQAVRRASRLAVTMEARGFGGAQRTWARTSVFSGLDAWVFLGGLLIAGAAVAAALAAGTWNMVFLARQ from the coding sequence ATGAGGCAGGAACTGACGTTGCGCGGCAACCAGGCCCTGCTGACCCGGGCCAATCCGCTGGCGAAGTTCGCCGCCGTCATGCTCATTACGATGGTGCTGGCGCTGTCCATCGACTGGGTGTCCGCCTCGGTGGCGCTCGCCTTGGTGCTGGCGCTCCTTCCGCTGGCCGGGCTGACTCCCGGCCTGCTTTGGCAGCGGGGCTGGCCGCTGATCCTGGCCGCGGCGCTGGGCGGCTGGAGCACCACCATCCTGGCACCGGACAGCGGGAACATCCTGCTCGACGCCAGGATCTGGTCCATCAGCGAAGGCTCCCTGGAACTCGGGCTCGGCTTTATGATCCGCGGCCTGGCTATCGCCCTGCCGGCGGTGCTGCTGATGAGCTGCACCGATCCCACGGACCTGGCGGACGCCCTGGCGCAAAAAGCGAAACTGCCGCACCGCTTCGTCCTCGGGACGCTGGCAGCGATGCGGCTTGTGGGGCTGATGGCCGAAGAGTGGCAGACCATCGGCATGGCACGCCGCGCCCGGGGCGTCGGTTCCCACGGGAATCCATTGCAGCGGCTCCGCGCCACCCTGGGGCAGAGCTTCGGGCTGCTGGTCCAGGCCGTCCGGCGGGCCTCCCGGCTCGCGGTCACCATGGAGGCCCGCGGCTTTGGCGGCGCACAACGGACCTGGGCCCGGACGTCGGTGTTCAGCGGACTGGACGCCTGGGTGTTCCTCGGCGGGCTGCTGATCGCCGGGGCCGCCGTCGCCGCCGCACTGGCGGCCGGGACCTGGAACATGGTCTTCCTCGCACGCCAGTAG
- a CDS encoding UDP-N-acetylglucosamine 1-carboxyvinyltransferase gives MTQETAEHVGALLREARGQKGWTQGQLAAELGTSQSAIARMEQGKQNLSLKMIQRLEAIFGRSILKVGRPAMTHLRVEGGRTLSGSVDVNSSKNAGVALLCASLINRGTTILRRLARIEEVNRIVEVLTSIGVECTWLNANDLQIRRPAVLDLGSMDVEAARRTRSVIMLLGPLLDESSEYRLPYAGGCDLGTRTVQPHMQALRQFGLSVDAKSGFYAVQAPPSDGHDRSFVLSERGDTVTENAIMAAAHRSGTTIIRNASPNYMVQDLCFYLQMLGVGIEGVGTTTLKIIGRPSVDADIEYFPSEDPIEAMSLITAGIVTNSEVTIRRVPIEFMEIELATLEQMGQQLEVSGEYLARNGRTRLVDVTTRPSELRAPEDKIHPMPFPGLNIDNLPFFAVIAANAQGQTMIHDWVYDNRAIYLTELNKLGAQVQLLDPHRIYVNGPTKWRAAEVGCPPALRPAACLLLAMLAARGVSELRNIYVIERGYEDLAERLNTIGAKIEYFQD, from the coding sequence ATGACTCAAGAGACTGCTGAACACGTTGGCGCCCTGCTCCGCGAAGCCCGCGGCCAGAAGGGCTGGACCCAGGGCCAGCTCGCCGCCGAGCTGGGCACCAGCCAGAGCGCCATCGCCCGCATGGAACAGGGCAAGCAGAACCTCAGCCTGAAAATGATCCAGCGGCTGGAGGCCATCTTCGGCCGGAGCATCCTCAAAGTGGGACGCCCTGCCATGACGCATCTGCGCGTTGAAGGCGGCCGCACCCTGTCCGGTTCCGTGGACGTCAACAGCAGCAAGAACGCAGGCGTCGCCCTGCTGTGCGCCAGCCTGATCAACCGCGGCACCACCATCCTGCGCCGGCTGGCACGGATCGAGGAGGTCAACCGGATCGTCGAGGTGCTGACGAGCATCGGCGTCGAATGCACCTGGCTGAACGCCAACGACCTGCAGATCCGCCGCCCCGCCGTACTGGACCTCGGCTCCATGGACGTCGAGGCCGCCCGCCGGACCCGCAGCGTTATCATGCTGCTGGGACCGCTCCTGGACGAATCCAGCGAATACCGGCTGCCCTATGCCGGCGGCTGCGACCTCGGCACCCGCACCGTGCAGCCGCACATGCAGGCACTGCGCCAGTTCGGCCTCAGCGTCGACGCCAAATCCGGCTTTTACGCCGTGCAGGCGCCGCCGTCGGACGGGCACGACCGCTCCTTCGTGCTCAGCGAACGCGGCGACACCGTGACCGAAAACGCGATCATGGCCGCCGCCCACCGCAGCGGCACCACCATCATCCGCAACGCCAGCCCCAACTACATGGTGCAGGATCTGTGCTTCTACCTGCAGATGCTCGGCGTCGGGATCGAGGGCGTGGGGACCACCACGCTGAAGATCATCGGCCGCCCCTCGGTCGACGCGGACATCGAGTACTTCCCCTCCGAGGACCCGATCGAAGCGATGAGCCTGATCACCGCCGGCATCGTCACGAACTCGGAAGTCACCATCCGGCGCGTCCCGATCGAATTCATGGAAATCGAGCTCGCGACGCTGGAACAGATGGGCCAGCAGCTGGAAGTGTCCGGCGAGTACCTGGCCCGCAATGGGCGCACGCGGCTGGTGGACGTCACCACCAGGCCCTCCGAGCTTCGCGCCCCCGAGGACAAGATCCACCCCATGCCGTTCCCCGGGCTGAACATCGACAACCTGCCCTTCTTCGCGGTCATCGCCGCGAATGCCCAGGGCCAGACGATGATCCACGACTGGGTGTATGACAATCGGGCGATCTACCTGACCGAACTGAACAAGCTCGGCGCCCAGGTGCAGCTGCTGGACCCGCACCGGATCTACGTCAACGGACCCACCAAATGGCGTGCGGCCGAGGTTGGCTGCCCGCCTGCCCTCCGGCCCGCGGCCTGCCTGCTGCTGGCGATGCTCGCCGCCCGCGGAGTCTCGGAACTGCGCAATATCTACGTGATCGAGCGCGGCTACGAGGACCTGGCCGAGCGGCTCAACACCATCGGCGCCAAGATCGAGTACTTCCAAGACTGA